The Neomonachus schauinslandi chromosome 11, ASM220157v2, whole genome shotgun sequence genomic sequence GGACCCCACCGACAGTCTCCCCCTAGCCTCAGTCCTGCAGGAGAAAGCCAGCAGGGGTGACTTCCCAGGGCTTGAGCTGACCTCCCTTTGATCCTTCCCTccgccctctcctccctcaccctctaaCTCAGCACGAGGATGCCAACGGAGGAAGTCCCTGCAGAGAAGGCAGGCATTCAAGAGCCAGCAGGAACCTGGGGCCCTAGGAGCCCACACAGGCTGgcctggccccctgcccccagcaggtCTCGAGACCGCGGTGGCGGCGGGCCTCCATCAGCAAGGcagtgggagcgggagaggagGCCAGAGCTACCGAGCCCGGATTCCACTCAGGCGCTGGTGACTCCGGAAAAGCCGCTTCACCCTCTGAGCTGCTGTTGCATCCGCCATAGGGAGGGTTCAGTCAGAAAGCGTGTGAGGCACTCGGctagagcctggcacacagtagggcctCAGTAAACAGAAGTCCTTCCCTCGCTCCCATCCAGAGATGTCCCTGCAGGGGCTGGAGTCGGATGGGAGGAGGCACCGCCTAGCCTTGGCCTCCGGGCGGGGGCCTGTGAGCTTTGGGGCAGATCAGCTGTGCCCACGACCAGTTTGGGGCCTGAGAGAGCACGGGGCTGACTCTGTGCCTTGGATGGCTCCAGAGGACTTCAGCGTCTGCTCCCTCCACTCAAGGGTTCAACTACTgtccacctcccccgcccccccccccccaccgcttcATCTAGAGAGTGCCCTGGTCCCGCCTCCAGCAGAGCCCCTTCTATGCACGCAGCCCCCGGGGGCCGAGAGGGGATGATGTCCAAACAGAGAGCTCTGGGGACCAGTGGCTCCAGAAAGGGTACAGGCCCCCAAGAGGTCACATAGCATCTCAGGGCAGAGCCCCGCTCTTCCCTCTCAAGCTGCAGACACTGCAAGAAAAAGTAAGAAGCGCTGAAGTTCTCATCCCCGCCCCCTTCCCTTTCACACCAGCGCTTCCTTCTGGCTGCCCCCAACACCCAGCTTTCTGTCACCCCGCTATGTTCCAAAACCATGAGCCCTTCACCCTTTTaacgccccccaaccccccacccctggcccttTGCCACTGCCAGTAGCCGAGCGCTGCCCTGACCAGCAGGTGTAGATGAAAAGACCTTTCTGTGCGGCCCTTCTAGGGCTGCTTCTGTCTGAAAAAGGCAGCGGGCAGGGCCTGCGGTCTGGAGAGGTGCAGGGTGCAGGTCTGGAGAGGTGCAGGGTGCAGGTCCTGGGCTCTGGTTGCTAGCTCCCTCTTCACTTCGGTGTTCTCCTCTGTAGAATGGGGTGGTAGAGTTCCCCTTGCAAAGGCTGCTGCTGTCATGAACGGGGCCCTGGGGATGGAAACACGCTGAACGGTGAcaatgcgggggtggggggcagaattCTAGCATTTCCTGCTGATGGGACTGTGGATGCTGAGGCTGCCGGAGAGAGATTTCTGAATGGGCACAAATTtgttgaattcattcatttattgagcacttgctaggTAATCTTCCGGCCAACCCTCCATTGTGGGGacacatgagtggggtgaggggcatgGCCTTGGGTGCCCCTTGGGGGttttttgaatcccagctccaccactcaccagctgtgtgatcttcagCAAGGCTCTTGGCTTCTTTGGgactccgtttcctcatctgtaaaatggggatcatatcAATGGTCCCCATTTCCTAGGAGTGTTCATATCTATGAAGTACTTGGATCCtttgcctggcacagagtaagtgctgaATAATTATTAACCATTAATTTAATTATGCCAGTGGGCATCCCCAAACCTCACCCAGGCCTGGGACCAACACTCACCCAGGGGCCAGAGCCCACGTGGCAGCATCCTGCCCACTAGGCATTGTCCCCTCCACCATACTGCCTCCCGTTCTGCAAGAAATGCTTTCCCACTGTCCCACCCCTTTGGGTGCACACTCCCTGGAGGCAGGGTCTGGACTGGTGTCCCCCTTGGGGCACTCTGCAGcgctcctccctcttctcccagaGAGGGGTCCCAAAGCTTTTTCAACAGGACAGGCAGATCAGACACTAAAACCCAAGTGCCCACCACCTGCCTTCAACTCTGGTCCCCATTCCAAACCCAGCCTTTGGGAGAGTGGGCTAGCCCCACCTCCAAGGTCCCTGAGGGGAAATCTCACCCAGAACGGGGAATTGTTATCCAGGAGAAAGAGCAGTGCTATGAAGGGTTTTGTGGGATAAAGAGGAGTTCTACTGGTGACCCCAGAAGAGGGTTTTGTGTTAGAGGAAGCATGCGCACCCAAGGCCAGAGAGGTTGAAGGGAGGGCTCATCCCTGACATTCCACAGTCCATCTACCTCACCCCTAACACCGCAGAGGGCAGGGGCTCCTGTTGCCTTCTAGGAGACTCACCCCTTCTCCAGCTGAGAGGTATGTTTATTCTGAGTtgtgaatatgaacattttcaattCTACATTCGGGActgctgttcattcattcattcaggtaCGGGACTTGACCCCACGCTGTGTGCTAAGTCTCATTctaagtgctggggatacagtggGAAACAGGACAAAGTGCCACCCACAGTTTGCTAACATTCTAGTGAAGTGGGGCAGACAAAATGCAAATACACAACTAATTACATAATAGAACATCAGATACGGATTAAGAAGGATACAGGAGGAACAAGTAAGGGCAAGAGAGTGACCAGTGAGGGGTTGGTCTGAGACCTGGAGAAAGTGAGGGATGGGGCCTTttcacaagctggggggagagttTCCAGATGGAAAGAACGGGATGTacccaggccctggggtgggaaagAAGGTGGTTTGTTTCAGGGACAGGAGGATCCGTGTCACGGGGCCACAtgcagggagaggacagaggaaggtAACATATGGGGGGGACAGGGCACAAGGACTATGGGGATTATTTCAAGCGTGACAATGAGGAGCCGAGGGGAGGGTTTGGGGTACGGGGTCTGGTTTGGGCTTTAGACAAGCCCTGGCTGTTGCCTGGAGGGCACAATGGAGAGAGGCTTAGTGGCAGCATTCCCTCTTCGAAAGCACCCTCATTCCTCTCCTTTTTTGGAAGGGCCGGCCTGTCCCAGGGTGTGTGGAACGGAGGAAAAAACAAGGACTTTGGAGCCAAACAGATAGGGGCTAAATCTTGGTGGGATGACCTGGGGCAGGCACCCTTCCCCTCTGAGCTGTTTCCTCATCAGGGAGTGGGAAGCGGGGTGAATAGGGTATAAGCCCCAGCCAGCGTGAGACACACAGTGGGGCCTCCTGCTGCCCCAGATAAGACTCCTGGCtttgctcttctctcctctttccccctaCCTCTCTTTTTCTGGGAAAGAGACCCTGACCATCACCTCAAGGAAGATGAGGGAGGTGGCCAGTGCCCCAGGGACACCAGCCCCAGGCAGAAGGGACAGATTCTGCCTGTCAGACCTACAGGGACACCCAAGTCCCCCCAGGGTGGGACACGGACAGGGATGGGGTAGATCTGAGGAGGCCAGTCTGGGCTCCTGTCCCAGGAGCTAGCTAGGAGGGAGACATCTGCGGACAGACCACTAGGCTGGGATCTGGCAGGGGGCATGtccccatttctatttttaataaagaggCCCAGCAGGCCCCAGGGGTGTTCATCGGAAACAGTGAGTTGGCTGGGCCTTCCACGCGCCCCTTAAAACACCgctgttgtatttacattgtTCATCACGAGCGTGTacttttttaacctttaaaaagaGACACGTGAATACATCGACTGTCAGCCTGGATACTGTATTTTGGAGTCAGGGGTGGACTGGGGCACCCGGAAGTATGCACTGGGATGGGGGCTTGGCACCGCGGGCTCCACCCAATCCTGGTACTCTCGAGGGCACCGCCAGAGGAGCAGGACCGGGAAGGGGCCGCGGTCGGCGGGCGGGCTGCACCCCGCACCTACAGCTCCTCCGACCCGACCCCCACCCCtatccctgccccttccccccggAGGGACGCGGGCGCCGGAGGGGCGGGGCTCGCCCAGGCGCCGCCCCTGCGCTCCTCTAGCCCCGGCGCTCGGGGCCTCCGGGGCTCCGCTCGCAGtctcccgccccgcccctccgcgCGTGacctcggccccgcccccgcgagcccccgccccgccccccccgccccctgccctcgGCTCCTCTGTCACTTCCTGATTCCCGCTTCCTGCTTCCCAGAGGCCGGGATCCGGAGCCGCCCGAGGCCGGTGCCGCAGCCCCCGGCGTCCCCGGTGAGCGCGGCTGGCCGGAGCTGGGGGCGCGGGCGGGGGACCGGGCGGGGCTGCAGGGCGGAGCCgcgggaggctggggtggggggtcgCGAGTCCGAGGAGCCTTTACCCCCGGCGGCACTCCACCCTCAGTCCCAACTCCCTGTGGCCGCCCAGcctctccgccccctccccccacggtTCACCTTGGACCCCGCTCCGAGGGCGCCCTGGGATGGTCTGCGGCCGGGAGCGGCATCCAGACCCCTGCCCCCCAGTCCTGCCAGGCCCGCTGGACcggcctggggctccctgcagcTCCCTGCACATTCCTGCAGGCGCTGCACATTCCCCGGGGCTCAGAACTGGGGCCTGGCGCGGCTCCACACTGGAGACCTTTCCCCATCACCCAACTTCCAAATCCTGGGCAggaaggagtctgcttggaactGACTGGGACCCACAGAGGAGCTAAGCTTGCCCAGGCTTCagcacctcccacctcccccacacaTACCAGAGCCAGGGAGGGGCCTGGGTAGGGTCCTGCAAAGCCCCTCGGGACTCAGCAGTGTGGGCCTTGGGTCAGTGCACTCCCCCTGCTCCACCTCAGATGCCCCCTTGGTGGGTGGCAGCCAGGGGCTGCACCTGTGACCCCGTTCTGTAACTGGGGAAGCTGAAAGCCAAGAGGGTTACCATGACCGGGTTGCAGCCTCCCCGCCTCCCTTCCTGCAGCCCTGGGAGGGTTGGGGGTTGTTGGGATGGGTGAGGGCTGATCGAAGTCTCTCCACCCTACAGACATGTCCTTCCGCAAAGTGGTTCGGCAGAGCAAATTCCGGCACGTGTTTGGACAGCCAGTCAAGAATGACCAGTGCTATGAAGATATTCGAGTGTCCCGTGTCACCTGGGACAGCACCTTTTGTGCCGTCAATCCCAAGTTCCTGGCTGTGATCGTGGAGGCCAGCGGCGGGGGTGCCTTCCTGGTGCTCCCCTTAAGCAAGGTGGGCCCCatcagggctgggggaaggactGGAGACTCGGCCACACCTACCAGGCCTCTGCTCACCTCACTTTCCGTATCTTGCCCACGCCCACACTGCTGGGCAGGTGTCATAACCCAGATTTATTGTCTAAAAGAGGTGTTAGCCCAGATGGAGGTTTTTTTATTGCCAGCGAGTCAGGGTCAGAGGCAACAGGCGCATCCCGCTCACCCTTGACCGCCCCTCTCATGCCCGCAGACGGGCCGCATCGACAAGGCCTACCCGACGGTGTGCGGACACACGGGACCCGTCCTGGACATTGATTGGTGTCCCCACAACGACGAGGTCATCGCCAGCGGCTCGGAGGACTGTACAGTCATGGTGAGGCTTGGGGCTGCGGCCGCGCCCGGGTCGCAGGTGTGGCTCCAGGCCTCAGCTGGCATCTCCACCCCTCCCGCAGGTGTGGCAGATCCCGGAGAACGGGCTCACGTCCCCGCTGACAGAGCCGGTGGCGGTGCTGGAGGGACACACCAAGAGGGTGGGCATTGTCACTTGGCACCCGACCGCCCGCAACGTGCTGCTCAGTGCAGGTCCGcaccgccccccccagcccccagtccccctgccctcctctgtgCACAGCCCCGGAACCCACACCCTCTCCCAGGCCCATCTGACAGGTGGTAAAGCCGAGGCCCACAGAGGTCAAGGGGCCAGGTGTGGCCCCCGGAGGGTGGGCTGATGGCCCCCTGCCCGGCAGGCTGTGACAACGTGGTGCTCATCTGGAACGTGGGCACGGCGGAGGAGTTGTACCGCCTGGACAGCCTGCACCCCGACCTCATCTACAACGTCAGCTGGAACCGCAACGGCAGCCTCTTCTGCTCTGCCTGCAAGGACAAGAGTGTGCGCATCATCGACCCCCGCCGGGGCACCCTGGTGGCGGTACGTGGCCTGGGGGGCCTAGGATGGTAGTGGGCAGGCCGAGGGGCTCTGTCGGGTGCCGCACTGACCACTCTGTCTCCcggacaggagagggagaaggctcaCGAAGGGGCCCGTCCCATGCGGGCCATCTTCCTGGCAGATGGCAAGGTGTTCACCACGGGCTTCAGCCGCATGAGCGAGCGGCAGCTGGCGCTATGGGACCCGGTGAGTGGCCATGGCCA encodes the following:
- the CORO1B gene encoding coronin-1B, whose amino-acid sequence is MSFRKVVRQSKFRHVFGQPVKNDQCYEDIRVSRVTWDSTFCAVNPKFLAVIVEASGGGAFLVLPLSKTGRIDKAYPTVCGHTGPVLDIDWCPHNDEVIASGSEDCTVMVWQIPENGLTSPLTEPVAVLEGHTKRVGIVTWHPTARNVLLSAGCDNVVLIWNVGTAEELYRLDSLHPDLIYNVSWNRNGSLFCSACKDKSVRIIDPRRGTLVAEREKAHEGARPMRAIFLADGKVFTTGFSRMSERQLALWDPENLEEPMALQELDSSNGALLPFYDPDTSVVYVCGKGDSSIRYFEITEEPPYIHFLNTFTSKEPQRGMGSMPKRGLEVSKCEIARFYKLHERKCEPIVMTVPRKSDLFQDDLYPDTAGPEAALEAEEWVSGQDASPILISLREAYVPSKQRDLKVSRRNVLSDSRPAVAPSSARPGASISAVSIHTTVPSGSLTGAAEAGKLEEVMQELRALRALVKEQGERIGRLEEQLGRMENGDA